The following are from one region of the Capsicum annuum cultivar UCD-10X-F1 chromosome 1, UCD10Xv1.1, whole genome shotgun sequence genome:
- the LOC124898115 gene encoding uncharacterized transmembrane protein DDB_G0289901-like, with protein sequence MGKEERGVPCSGGDEGGWVPGLGEALDTRGGGWVLGSGSSASWDTRGVWVLEVQVGRSLAPGGGALAEGEWGSWSRMKPGTRGKVLGSGGDWDTGVGVPGSDGAWDSGGGWVPDSSGA encoded by the coding sequence ATGGGGAAGGAGGAGAGAGGGGTTCCGTGCTCAGGCGGAGACGAGGGAGGGTGGGTCCCAGGCTTGGGTGAAGCCTTGGACACAAGGGGAGGAGGGTGGGTCCTGGGCTCGGGCTCGAGCGCATCTTGGGACACACGGGGGGTTTGGGTCCTGGAGGTCCAGGTCGGGCGGAGCCTGGCACCCGGGGGAGGGGCTTTGGCGGAAGGGGAGTGGGGGTCCTGGTCTCGAATGAAGCCTGGGACACGGGGGAAGGTCCTGGGCTCAGGCGGAGACTGGGACACGGGGGTGGGGGTCCCGGGCTCGGACGGAGCCTGGGACTCGGGGGGAGGGTGGGTCCCAGACTCGAGCGGAGCCTGA
- the LOC124898117 gene encoding collagen alpha-2(I) chain-like: MGRWSLALAQAEPGIQWGEEGWPRARAEPESLGHKGRVGPGPWRSLGQGWRVGSELERRLGHGRDRKGVPGSGSCGAWDTRRGEGGSWARAEPESLGHRGRVHPGPGFSLGQGWRGRGAEDERSWARTHVGEDGGLELAHRGGKEVPGSGGAWDTGGVKGGPWFWRNLGHGGEVEVSGSGEAWDTGGRRGRFRARARMGEEVGEKGVPGLGSDTRGRG, from the exons ATGGGAAGGTGGTCCCTGGCTCTGGCTCAGGCGGAGCCTGGGATACAGTGGGGAGAGGAAGGGTGGCCCCGGGCTCGAGCAGAGCCTGAGAGCCTGGGACACAAGGGAAGGGTCGGTCCCGGGCCCTGGCGGAGCCTGGGACAAGGATGGAGGGTGGGTTCCGAGCTCGAGCGGAGGTTGGGACATGGGAGGGATAGGAAGGGGGTCCCGGGCTCGGGCTCCTGCGGAGCCTGGGACACGAGGAGAGGGGAAGGGGGCTCCTGGGCTCGGGCAGAGCCTGAGAGCCTGGGACACAGGGGAAGGGTCCATCCCGGGCCTGGGTTTAGCTTGGGACAAGGATGGAGG GGGAGAGGGGCGGAGGATGAGCGGTCCTGGGCTCGGACACACGTGGGAGAGGATGGGGGTCTCGAGCTCGCGCACCGGGGAGGGAAAGAGGTCCCGGGCTCAGGTGGAGCCTGGGACACAGGGGGAGTGAAGGGGGGCCCCTGGTTCTGGCGGAACCTAGGACACGGGGGAGAGGTGGAGGTCTCGGGTTCTGGCGAAGCCTGGGACACGGGTGGGAGAAGAGGGAGGTTTCGGGCTCGGGCACGAATGGGAGAAGAGGTGGGAGAGAAGGGGGTCCCAGGCTTGGGCTCGGACACACGAGGGAGAGGATAG
- the LOC124898119 gene encoding protein argonaute 2-like — protein MGSRVLVERGTRVGEERGFWAQARRERRGILGSGTRGRRGGREGGPGLGLGERRVSQAPARGGEEGVSGTGVMEGSRSRAEPVTWGRRKGIPGSNGDLDTGGRGGGPGLVYRWGERRLPGSGTGGEKGSRARAQARERGRGSRVKSELGKQWGWEGGPGLGRSLRAWDTGGWEGILGSCGAWDTRGGGRGGSRAWAEPGTRGGKGVPGVGRSLYTWDTGG, from the coding sequence ATGGGGTCTCGGGTTCTGGTGGAGCGTGGGACACGGGTGGGAGAGGAGAGGGGGTTCTGGGCTCAGGCACGGAGGGAGAGGAGGGGGATTCTAGGCTCGGGCACCAGAGGGAGAAGAGGGGGGAGAGAAGGGGGTCCCGGGCTTGGCCTTGGGGAGAGGAGGGTATCCCAGGCTCCGGCACGGGGTGGAGAGGAGGGGGTCTCAGGCACGGGGGTAATGGAGGGGTCCCGGTCTCGGGCGGAGCCTGTGACATGGGGGAGGAGAAAGGGGATCCCGGGCTCCAATGGAGACTTGGACACGGGAGGGAGAGGAGGGGGTCCCGGGCTCGTGTATAGGTGGGGCGAGAGGAGGTTGCCGGGCTCGGGAACGGGGGGAGAGAAGGGGTCCCGAGCTCGGGCTCAGGCTCGGGAGAGGGGAAGGGGGTCTCGGGTTAAGTCGGAGCTTGGGAAACAGTGGGGATGGGAAGGGGGTCCAGGGCTCGGGCGGAGTCTGAGAGCCTGGGACACGGGGGGATGGGAGGGGATACTGGGATCGTGCGGAGCCTGGGACACGAGGGGAGGAGGGAGAGGAGGGTCTCGGGCTTGGGCGGAGCCTGGGACTCGGGGAGGGAAGGGGGTTCCCGGGGTCGGGCGGAGCCTCTACACCTGGGACACAGGGGGATAG
- the LOC124898120 gene encoding uncharacterized PE-PGRS family protein PE_PGRS54-like, translating into MELVTRGKEERVPSSAGVLDIVGRGRGSQAPDTNGESGLGHTGERRGVPSSAPGERRGVTGSGIGGNEGVPGSGMGGKEGSRARAELVIRGKGDRVPELRRSLGHVGGRDAEGKSGLGLVRSLGHGGEGAVLGSGGACDTGEGEWSWARARGVTGSGGAQHEARESGSRAWVEFGTQWGGEGVSWARAEPGQFRALAHEG; encoded by the coding sequence ATGGAACTTGTGACACGAGGCAAGGAAGAAAGGGTCCCGAGCTCGGCCGGAGTTTTGGACATAGTGGGGAGGGGAAGGGGGTCCCAGGCTCCGGACACGAATGGTGAGTCCGGGCTCGGGCACACGGGGGAGAGGAGGGGGGTCCCGAGCTCGGCACCCGGGGAGAGGAGGGGGGTCACGGGCTCGGGCATAGGGGGAAATGAGGGGGTCCCGGGCTCGGGCATGGGGGGAAAGGAGGGGTCCCGGGCTCGGGCAGAGCTAGTGATACGAGGGAAAGGGGATAGGGTTCCTGAGCTCAGGCGGAGCCTTGGACATGTAGGGGGAAGGGACGCGGAGGGGAAGAGTGGTCTTGGGCTCGTGCGGAGCCTGGGACACGGGGGAGAGGGAGCGGTCCTGGGCTCGGGCGGAGCCTGTGACACGGGGGAGGGGGAGTGGTCCTGGGCTCGGGCACGGGGGGTCACGGGCTCCGGCGGAGCTCAACACGAGGCAAGGGAGAGCGGGTCCCGAGCCTGGGTGGAGTTTGGGACACAGTGGGGAGGGGAAGGGGTGTCCTGGGCTCGGGCGGAACCTGGGCAGTTTCGGGCTCTGGCACACGAGGGATAG
- the LOC124898122 gene encoding myosin heavy chain IB-like — translation MREGRGGPVPGGVLDTVGRRRRSRALAKPGTRGAVSGSGLGGAWDTEEPGTQGAVSGSGVARDMWEESVPGWGRGSLAWARGRSFAQAEPGIGEWGGPGRGRSLGGGGAGEWARAEPGIRGAVSGSGVARDIWERGGPGRVRGCEGVGLGGAWDTGGGSRLKRCPGYVGRRRSRAGAGDP, via the exons ATGAGGGAAGGTAGAGGGGGTCCCGTGCCCGGTGGAGTTTTGGACACAGTGGGAAGGAGAAGGAGGTCCCGGGCTCTGGCGAAGCCTGGGACACGGGGGGCGGTTTCGGGTTCGGGCTTGGGCGGAGCCTGGGACACGGAGG AGCCTGGGACACAGGGGGCGGTTTCGGGCTCGGGCGTTGCCCGGGATATGTGGGAAGAGTCGGTCCCGGGCTGGGGCAGGGGATCCCTAGCCTGGGCAAGGGGGCGGTCCTTTGCTCAGGCAGAGCCTGGGATAGGGGAGTGGGGGGGTCCCGGGCGCGGGCGGAGCCTAGGGGGCGGGGGGGCGGGGGAGTGGGCTCGGGCAGAGCCTGGGATACGGGGAGCGGTTTCGGGCTCGGGCGTTGCCCGGGATATATGGGAAAGAGGTGGTCCCGGGCGTGTGAGGGGGTGCGAGGGAGTGGGCTTAGGCGGAGCCTGGGACACGGGGGGCGGTTCCCGGCTCAAGCGTTGCCCGGGATATGTGGGAAGGAGGCGGTCCCGGGCTGGGGCAGGGGATCCCTAG